A stretch of Chaetodon auriga isolate fChaAug3 chromosome 21, fChaAug3.hap1, whole genome shotgun sequence DNA encodes these proteins:
- the usf3 gene encoding basic helix-loop-helix domain-containing protein USF3 isoform X1 encodes MPEMTETQTPGRKPKKKKNKESHNAVERHRKEKINAGINRIGNLLPCSQALKQSKNMILDQAFRYITELKKQNDTMLLEGGDKVQAEEIRRLRRQLEELRRESAHYIELLKAHDISLLEDPTIHWKGKQRCAKVAKVTPTHQLPKGIIVYSNGSVMCPAGKETSPAKQPSEALILQPPSEVSARLRVNGALLQVNTSSSTPALLPGSTATPTHSTPGLRMIEQCVVETPAAAPTLPPSVSYITLQIPAATSALPQQSQPATPAPNLTITTTSSSQPPTESPIQPVSSLTTLTQATTTSRAATSEVCPCVTQDTAMRTVSYTTIPNSQALLRVGAAGSTQTTWTTLQMSGNTVQPVCQSLPTPEVINTTQAVQQVTVCPIGNKPSVQPIQIQMQPHVPVQQAPITAHIQAQPFQRPPQLRPAILNQAQPQPVLAPQPQCAVVPRTAIVPQPAVVAHPAIVSQPQPAVLQPASLVPHPPTALIPQPQPALVPQPQATVLPLLQTMQVLQVNPTGGTATAVTAPQNTNNPSVVILQQASTCPTQSVVREEITNQTPCQHIVIIQAPNQATPAPQNPQVGMVPSAVPAAVPVVSTQISTTSSSTSATPLQSVGGKQLVHILPRPTQPQMNHPLQVTQASSSPSVPPTPQTITVNGQVFALQPMKTSDKPSSQGGQSTLQLVQPTTSEEPTTNVALNSLGALSSLNQSISQGLPLTISSQNNGQPPAAQSSVVQQKQPPAPASVPGTSLALPARQLQVPCFNPVKSGLVVTASKPTGKRLRATLNTKRATPRRTKPAKKKELSSTQPAVVVPAKPVPAAGESQTVQVTVSQVLQSSTVKVTDIPPTCTTAVTTTDCSEVIADVTSSQNTQIMNVCSSSESTALSQSCPQSKSSVVAAKTDVIFSHTNTSGVATAVTTTGATSVKPSVSAAMAIESQPAVVSGNNSAPVKQSVPEVKQATTSSATGTTQSMSAVTTGVSRQSRSVVSPAGATETQCTSTTVSTARMTPVCTSSLTARAPVPLNQATQSSSVCHPQGSNSQGPLPCNKPVSVSQTKSSPLVSTTVALSSAHSSVTAPTTSSEFRKTVTTSRTPTQQADVNMPNPSPCHPAEVKPSQVPRGDREALVERHSTATEKEGLVAATSDNSSRKDFALSQQVYTNLDDQTIEHPMTSSRQTDSPMSTGAGGGRGFSVASMLPQGHGISASSGSFGTFTFTSEQAEMLALAMLEQDSPGRRSGGISGDNTASTNPPTATWEHPKTPPVSSTKERGSAGQQTKVTKPMDTITVKPAVQVSVRGQAGEGSVSGPNGSRHPQNISYSQSQSLPQVPSQSSSQSGTSLSVNNLIRPSSSQQPYPGSPSLAGQQGSVPSPVGTSAHISQPSNNPLSPCSGAAQLNEYTPLKTALMRAQAGVGVGERQVKIISKRQAQEEVMLSTGKRPKPCPPSVTTVSHMDVKAPDHSQMMVGQLPPTSAAVMTRINSESAGPLFSTNTFMSPVVRPTDVHCPPQGPPEQNQPGVLHLPQGHPQHAATQPGQHLGGNLYMKQQQQEQQRHHLYHLQHHLTQPDPTQRHSLHQRALQEQQQHVQKKRGLVRGSQTGSPAGLQQKQHHLEKSGVQQQPHSHQQQQTQHQQHTQQQSQQQHQQQSHQQSQQHQQPTQHQQSHHQPQAHQQQPQTQHQQHQQQQLQQQQQSSHSRHQQHLQQQIQQQQQQHFRHQEKSCEAQAAGTRAHHSSHLAQQEHLKPGQDHNAMQRMMSSRTLEQQLISPPSNPVSRSSDLACAPSRQERHRVSNYSAEALIGKSSTSGEQQQRMGLHLQPGRGATQEQPDLRGYLDTSRGKANIAHNPQNRLPSDHPVTADVQRVSECPPFKAMGGGGGAHQLSGFEAQVSRGSDMAAKSVPPSQRGPQGQQQGGFRMGVGPPADGRNRGGYSTAHPGSQGVQVGPALPREQEGCHQSFMQSLLSPHLPEQSNHQRVQCCPPVSMEYSCVPGSSSGDIQAKASSPSVPQTQKAPAMRLGEGNKSHISQVSSNMHGGPGVRTGLPHPPTPHSTSEPGRSSAPSRPPTAVSQHSRHIARDAQPTKLRPGDRARSGTLRHSNPFEPEGHLPLPSGGGVLLSRPQSGGEARRSTIVRFMADSAQVPSDNNLVPDQHLAQNFGFPFIPEGGMNPPPPINANSTFIPPVSQPNASRTPSLLPVEPQNTLPSFYPSYSPAAHPSLPSDVTLQYFPNQMFTSPSADKGSAPPLNNRFGSILSPPRPVGFGQASFPLLPDMPPMPIANSSGITPHISNFSLTSLFPEIATGMPTDGSAMPMSPLLSLSNTSSADSGKQPNRPAHNISHILGHDGSSAV; translated from the exons ATGCCAGAGATGACTGAAACTCAGACACCTGGTCGTAAACCCAA aaagaagaaaaacaaagagtctCACAATGCAG TTGAGAGACACAGGAAAGAGAAGATTAATGCAGGGATTAACCGCATTGGTAATCTTCTGCCCTGTTCCCAGGCACTTAAACAG AGTAAGAACATGATTTTGGATCAGGCTTTTCGCTACATCACTGAactgaagaaacaaaatgatACAATGCTTCTGGAAGGAGGAGATAAAGTCCAAG CTGAGGAGATTCGTCGACTCCGGCGTCagttggaggagctgaggagggagagcGCTCACTACATCGAGCTCCTTAAAGCCCATGATATTAGCCTTCTAGAAGATCCCACTATTCACTGGAAGGGCAAACAACGCTGTGCCAAGGTTGCAAAGGTGACCCCCACTCATCAACTCCCAAAGGGGATCATCGTCTATTCCAACGGCAGTGTGATGTGTCCAGCAGGGAAGGAGACTAGCCCAGCGAAACAGCCTTCTGAAGCATTAATTCTTCAGCCACCCTCTGAGGTCAGTGCTAGGTTGAGGGTTAATGGAGCCCTGCTGCAAGTTAATACCTCTTCTTCCACCCCTGCACTTCTCCCTGGATCGACCGCCACTCCCACCCATTCTACACCAGGCCTGAGAATGATAGAGCAATGTGTGGTGGAGacaccagctgcagctcctACTCTGCCACCTTCTGTGTCTTACATCACGCTTCAGATCCCTGCAGCCACCTCAGCCCTGCCTCAGCAATCGCAGCCTGCCACTCCAGCCCCCAACCTCACCATAACAACTACTTCATCCTCACAGCCCCCCACTGAAAGCCCCATTCAGCCTGTGTCCAGTCTCACAACACTTACCCAGGCTACAACCACATCCAGAGCAGCAACTTCAGAGGTTTGTCCTTGTGTCACACAGGACACTGCCATGAGGACTGTAAGTTACACGACTATTCCCAACAGCCAAGCCCTTCTTAGGGTAGGAGCGGCAGGCAGCACACAGACTACCTGGACAACCCTGCAGATGTCAGGGAACACAGTGCAGCCAGTCTGCCAGAGTCTCCCTACCCCAGAGGTCATCAACACCACCCAGGCTGTCCAGCAGGTGACTGTGTGTCCAATAGGTAACAAACCATCTGTTCAACCCATTCAAATACAGATGCAACCACATGTGCCTGTACAGCAAGCACCCATTACAGCCCACATTCAAGCACAGCCCTTTCAGAGACCACCCCAACTCCGGCCTGCAATCCTGAACCAGGCACAGCCTCAGCCTGTCCTAGCCCCCCAACCTCAGTGTGCTGTTGTACCCCGCACAGCAATAGTACCCCAGCCAGCTGTGGTGGCCCACCCTGCCATCGTGTCGCAGCCCCAGCCTGCTGTACTTCAGCCAGCGTCATTGGTTCCCCATCCTCCAACGGCCCTCAtacctcagcctcagcctgccCTGGTGCCCCAGCCACAGGCCACCGTGCTGCCCCTCCTTCAGACCATGCAGGTGCTGCAGGTCAACCCAACCGGAGGGACAGCCACAGCTGTAACTGCCCCACAGAACACTAACAACCCAAGTGTGGTCATCCTGCAGCAGGCCAGTACTTGCCCAACCCAGTCAGTTGTAAGGGAGGAAATAACCAATCAGACACCCTGTCAGCATATTGTAATCATCCAGGCACCCAATCAGGCTACACCTGCCCCTCAGAATCCTCAGGTTGGCATGGTGCCTTCAGCTGTGCCTGCTGCAGTGCCAGTTGTGTCGACTCAAATATCCACAACCAGCAGTTCCACGTCTGCCACTCCCTTACAGAGTGTTGGGGGAAAGCAGCTGGTGCACATTCTCCCACGGCCTACTCAGCCTCAAATGAACCATCCTCTTCAGGTCACCCAGGCCTCTTCTTCCCCATCAGTTCCTCCAACCCCACAGACTATCACTGTGAATGGCCAGGTGTTTGCCTTGCAGCCCATGAAGACTTCTGACAAACCCAGCTCTCAGGGTGGCCAGAGTACACTCCAGCTGGTCCAGCCCACCACCTCTGAGGAACCAACTACTAATGTGGCCCTCAACAGTTTAGGGGCACTCAGCAGTCTCAATCAGAGCATCTCTCAGGGCCTTCCACTTACCATTTCTAGCCAGAACAATGGTCAGCCTCCAGCTGCCCAATCATCAGTAGTCCAGCAGAAGCAGCCTCCTGCTCCAGCATCCGTCCCTGGAACCTCACTTGCTTTACCTGCCCGGCAGCTACAGGTCCCTTGTTTTAATCCAGTCAAATCCGGACTTGTGGTTACTGCCTCTAAGCCTACAGGAAAGAGGCTTCGTGCAACTTTGAATACAAAGAGGGCAACACCTAGAAGGACTAAACCAGCCAAGAAAAAAGAGCTCAGTAGCACTCAGCCTGCTGTTGTTGTTCCAGCCAAGCCAGTGCCTGCTGCAGGAGAAAGCCAGACAGTTCAAGTCACAGTATCTCAAGTTTTACAGTCCTCAACTGTAAAAGTCACAGACATTCCCCCCACTTGTACCACAGCTGTCACAACTACAGATTGTAGTGAAGTTATAGCAGATGTCACCTCTTCACAGAACACTCAGATAATGAATGTGTGTAGTTCCTCTGAGTCAACTGCACTCAGTCAGTCCTGTCCGCAGAGCAAAAGCTCTGTCGTTGCAGCTAAGACTGATGTTATATTCAGTCATACTAACACTAGTGGTGTGGCAACTGCAGTTACAACTACCGGTGCCACATCAGTCAAGCCATCAGTTAGTGCAGCTATGGCCATTGAGAGTCAACCAGCTGTAGTATCTGGCAACAACTCAGCTCCAGTTAAACAGTCAGTTCCAGAGGTTAAACAGGCAACCACCAGTTCAGCAACTGGCACAACACAAAGTATGTCAGCTGTCACCACTGGTGTTTCAAGGCAGAGCAGATCTGTGGTCAGTCCTGCAGGTGCCACTGAGACTCAGTGCACTTCCAccactgtttccactgcacGTATGACTCCAGTCTGCACCAGCAGTCTCACAGCACGTGCACCAGTACCTTTAAATCAGGCTACCCAATCATCTTCAGTATGTCACCCCCAGGGATCTAATAGCCAAGGTCCTCTGCCCTGTAATAaacctgtgtctgtgtctcagacCAAGTCTTCACCCTTGGTGTCCACAACTGTTGCACTTTCTTCAGCCCACAGCTCTGTTACAGCTCCTACAACAAGTTCAGAGTTTAGGAAAACGGTCACTACCAGTAGAACTCCAACACAGCAGGCTGATGTGAATATGCCCAACCCCTCCCCCTGTCACCCTGCTGAAGTCAAACCATCCCAGGTCCCTCGAGGAGACAGGGAGGCTCTGGTAGAGAGACActccacagcaacagaaaaagaggGCTTGGTGGCAGCAACTTCTGATAATTCCTCAAGAAAGGATTTTGCCCTATCTCAGCAGGTGTACACTAACCTTGACGATCAAACTATAGAGCATCCTATGACTTctagcagacagacagattctCCCATGTCTACAGGGGCTGGGGGAGGCAGAGGTTTCTCTGTGGCATCCATGCTTCCCCAGGGCCACGGTATTAGTGCATCATCTGGCTCCTTTGGAACATTTACATTCACCTCTGAGCAGGCAGAAATGTTGGCCTTGGCCATGCTTGAACAGGACAGTCCAGGGAGACGGAGTGGAGGCATCTCTGGGGACAACACTGCTTCAACAAACCCCCCCACAGCCACATGGGAGCACCCAAAAACTCCACCAGTGTCTAGCACTAAAGAAAGGGGCTCAGCTGGACAGCAGACAAAAGTGACTAAACCCATGGACACGATAACAGTTAAACCTGCTGTCCAGGTATCTGTCAGAGGACAGGCTGGGGAGGGGTCTGTCAGTGGGCCCAATGGAAGCAGACATCCACAAAACATCTCATACTCCCAGTCTCAGTCTCTCCCCCAGGTCCCTTCTCAGAGCTCATCTCAGAGTGGTACTAGCCTCAGTGTCAACAACCTAATCAGGCCCAGCTCCAGTCAGCAACCCTACCCAGGCTCTCCCAGTCTGGCTGGCCAACAGGGCTCAGTTCCCTCACCTGTTGGAACCTCAGCCCACATATCACAACCGTCAAACAACCCCCTCTCACCCTGCTCAGGTGCAGCCCAGCTTAATGAGTACACCCCCTTAAAGACAGCGTTGATGAGGGCCCAGGCTGGAGTTGGTGTGGGAGAGCGACAAGTTAAGATTATCTCCAAGCGGCAGGCCCAGGAGGAGGTGATGCTCAGCACTGGAAAACGGCCCAAGCCTTGCCCTCCATCAGTTACCACTGTCAGCCATATGGACGTGAAAGCACCAGACCACAGTCAGATGATGGTAGGACAGCTGCCTCCcacatctgctgctgtcatgacAAGGATTAATTCAGAAAGTGCAGGCCCCCTCTTCTCCACAAACACTTTCATGAGCCCAGTAGTTCGGCCCACGGATGTACACTGCCCTCCTCAAGGACCCCCAGAGCAGAACCAGCCAGGTGTGCTTCATCTGCCCCAGGGTCATCCACAGCATGCTGCAACCCAGCCTGGCCAGCACCTGGGAGGAAACCTTtacatgaaacagcagcagcaagagcagcagagacaccaTCTGTATCATTTGCAGCACCACCTGACACAGCCTGACCCCACACAGCGGCACTCACTACACCAGAGGGcgctgcaggagcagcagcagcatgtgcagAAGAAGCGTGGACTTGTCAGAGGCAGTCAAACTGGTTCACCTGCTGGCCTGCAACAGAAGCAGCATCACTTGGAAAAGTCTGgagttcagcagcagccacactcacatcaacaacaacagacacagcatcagcagcacacacagcagcagtcacagcagcagcaccaacaaCAGTCACACCAacagtcacagcagcatcagcagccaacacaacaccaacagTCTCATCACCAACCGCAGGCACATCAACAACAGCCACAGACACAGCAtcaacaacaccaacagcagcagttacagcagcagcagcagagctcccactccagacaccagcagcacctgcagcagcagatccagcagcaacagcagcagcacttcagaCACCAGGAGAAGAGCTGTGAAGCTCAGGCAGCAGGCACCAGGGCGCACCACAGCAGCCACCTGGCTCAGCAGGAGCACCTCAAG CCTGGTCAGGACCATAACGCTATGCAGAGGATGATGAGCTCAAGGACTCTGGAACAGCAGCTCATTTCTCCTCCCAGCAATCCTGTGTCCCGTTCGTCTGACCTGGCCTGCGCGCCGTCACGTCAGGAACGTCACCGTGTGTCCAACTACTCCGCAGAGGCGCTCATCGGTAAAAGTTCCACCAGTGGTGAACAGCAACAGCGCATGGGTCTCCACCTTCAGCCTGGCCGCGGTGCCACACAGGAGCAACCAGACCTCCGCGGTTACCTGGACACATCACGAGGGAAAGCCAACATTGCGCACAATCCACAGAATCGCCTGCCTTCTGACCACCCAGTGACCGCTGATGTTCAGAGGGTCTCGGAGTGTCCGCCGTTCAAGGccatgggaggaggaggaggagcacatCAACTCAGTGGTTTTGAGGCTCAGGTGTCTCGTGGGAGTGACATGGCAGCAAAGTCAGTGCCGCCGTCCCAGAGGGGCCCTCAGGGGCAACAGCAAGGCGGGTTCAGGATGGGCGTTGGCCCTCCAGCAGATGGCAGGAACCGTGGCGGCTACAGTACGGCTCATCCCGGCTCGCAGGGGGTACAGGTAGGACCAGCACTGCCCCGGGAGCAGGAAGGTTGTCACCAGAGTTTCATGCAGAGCCTCCTTTCCCCCCACCTGCCTGAGCAGAGCAACCACCAGCGAGTGCAGTGCTGTCCCCCAGTCAGCATGGAGTACAGCTGTGTGCCTGGTAGCTCTTCAGGAGACATACAGGCCAAGGCCTCCAGCCCCAGTGTGCCCCAGACCCAGAAGGCCCCAGCTATGCGGCTTGGAGAGGGCAACAAGAGCCACATTTCTCAGGTCAGCAGTAATATGCATGGAGGCCCAGGTGTGCGCACAGGTCTCCCCCACCCTCCGACCCCACACAGCACCTCTGAGCCAGGGCGCTCCTCGGCCCCCTCCAGACCACCCACTGCTGTCAGCCAGCACTCTCGCCACATCGCTCGAGATGCTCAGCCCACCAAGCTGCGACCGGGCGACCGAGCTCGATCAGGTACTCTGAGACACAGTAACCCCTTTGAGCCAGAGGGCCACCTGCCTCTGCCCTCAGGAGGTGGGGTGCTGCTGAGCAGACCGCAGTCTGGAGGAGAGGCACGTCGCAGCACTATTGTTCGCTTTATGGCAGATAGTGCTCAGGTTCCGAGTGACAACAACCTGGTTCCTGACCAACACCTAGCACAAAACTTTGGCTTCCCCTTTATACCCGAGGGAGGGATGAATCCTCCACCTCCCATCAATGCTAACTCCACTTTCATCCCTCCAGTCAGCCAGCCCAACGCCTCCCGTACGCCGTCCCTTCTCCCAGTGGAGCCCCAGAACACTTTACCCTCCTTCTACCCTTCCTATTCTCCAGCTGCTCACCCCAGCCTTCCCAGTGATGTCACCCTCCAATACTTTCCCAACCAAATGTTTACCAGCCCGAGTGCCGACAAGGGCAGCGCTCCTCCACTTAATAACCGCTTTGGCTCTATCCTCTCCCCTCCTCGCCCTGTGGGTTTTGGCCAGGCCAGCTTCCCGTTGCTTCCAGATAT